The Prevotella melaninogenica genome has a segment encoding these proteins:
- a CDS encoding IS982 family transposase, whose amino-acid sequence MITKDKITEIFCIADDFCKEFELETDKIGLSEKNKGCHRHRRWRMSKSEIITILICFHFNSYRNFRHYYTFFVKEHLADLFPNQLSYNRFLELEARVSVEMMMFLQICCFGRCTGISFIDSTCIPVCHNKRICRNKVFRNYATRGKSTMGWYFGFKLHLICNERGEILNFMLTKANVDDRDENVFNRLTDNVFGKLFADKGYISQGLFDRLFNDGINLVTGIRSNMKNKLMPLYDRLLLRKRSVIETINDELKNVAQLVHSRHRSIFNFAMNVLSAIAAYCFFEKKPAENIDFAIEQHSGQLTLF is encoded by the coding sequence ATGATTACCAAGGACAAAATTACTGAAATTTTCTGTATTGCAGATGACTTTTGCAAAGAATTTGAGTTAGAAACTGATAAAATAGGTCTCTCAGAAAAGAATAAAGGATGTCATCGCCATCGCAGGTGGCGTATGAGTAAATCTGAAATCATAACGATTTTAATTTGCTTCCACTTTAATTCCTATCGTAATTTTCGTCACTATTATACCTTTTTCGTAAAAGAGCATTTAGCAGATTTATTTCCAAATCAATTGTCTTATAATCGTTTTCTTGAATTAGAGGCAAGAGTCTCTGTAGAGATGATGATGTTCCTGCAGATATGTTGTTTTGGGAGGTGTACTGGTATTAGTTTTATTGACTCAACTTGTATTCCAGTTTGCCATAATAAACGTATTTGTCGCAATAAGGTTTTTAGAAATTATGCAACAAGGGGTAAGAGTACAATGGGATGGTATTTTGGATTCAAACTACATCTTATCTGTAATGAAAGAGGTGAGATTCTAAACTTTATGCTCACTAAAGCAAATGTTGATGACCGAGACGAAAATGTATTTAACAGGTTGACAGACAATGTGTTTGGTAAATTGTTTGCAGACAAAGGGTACATTTCTCAAGGATTATTTGATCGATTGTTCAATGATGGAATAAATTTAGTTACTGGCATTAGGAGTAACATGAAAAACAAACTAATGCCACTTTATGATAGACTTCTTCTAAGGAAAAGATCTGTAATAGAGACTATCAATGATGAGCTAAAGAATGTAGCTCAATTAGTGCATTCAAGGCATAGAAGCATATTTAATTTCGCAATGAATGTTCTCTCTGCTATTGCAGCCTACTGCTTCTTTGAGAAGAAGCCAGCAGAGAACATAGACTTTGCTATAGAGCAACATTCGGGACAGCTTACATTATTCTAA
- a CDS encoding DUF4280 domain-containing protein, producing the protein MSKIITHGATMYCSLGTEKPNLTVTSQTFRRIADALVGTEGDNNGMVNIPSFGVCKCSSPNPPCLPQPQGWQQTTKKDSINGMKKLTEQSFCMCAKGGRISFADTGSNSFVESE; encoded by the coding sequence ATGTCTAAAATTATAACTCACGGAGCAACAATGTATTGTTCCCTTGGCACAGAGAAACCTAACCTAACTGTGACGAGTCAAACATTCCGTAGGATAGCTGATGCTCTTGTTGGTACAGAAGGTGATAATAACGGGATGGTAAATATCCCAAGTTTTGGAGTTTGCAAATGTAGTTCTCCGAATCCTCCTTGTCTTCCCCAGCCACAAGGCTGGCAGCAAACAACAAAGAAAGACAGTATCAATGGGATGAAGAAGCTGACGGAGCAGTCATTCTGTATGTGTGCTAAAGGAGGAAGAATATCATTCGCTGATACAGGAAGTAATTCTTTTGTTGAAAGTGAATAA
- a CDS encoding type VI secretion system Vgr family protein produces the protein MSIPFNPITISVGKKSLSSFISLQIEQNIGKHHRFQMSVELETGSNRYVHNINSSKDWLGESIVVKVANTPIFVGVVTNVQLHREGSDFGCIIVSGYSATYRMETAHSCFSWNDTTIGNVVKKLCEQAKVQLELNPAFKENKDYICQYEESDFDFIRRLAHQYQEWMYFDGTKLIFGKPRKLADPIILEYGTTLSSLDIGLQTLARSEQVFSYHSGADREMQRMTPDLVYGHDKLSGDAFRASLGMFSKPARQHALPRISDESELINYMGRKQAAETAETHYITAESQVPTLRVGSVVSLYSSFLERVGNISKESLGNFIIIEITHEVSQGSYYKNRFKAIPATIKALPSPKVRMPLAETQMATVLSNADPEGKGRVRVRMNWQTDGMQTGWVRVMTPDGGSSSDVKSNRGFVFIPEVGDQVLLGFRHGDPARPYVMGSLFNGTTGGGGGQGNNCKSLTTRSGSSLKLDDSAGSVTLHDKGGVSMNFDGGGNSTLNAKATHSVSAGNNASVNVGKGKCLLNMDSAGNITLDGNSTITLSVKSSKIIINESSITLESPNIYVKGTTQTVVGPNENLGVTVSADGLVDIVGSPVNINQGKDGVVNIK, from the coding sequence ATGTCAATTCCTTTCAACCCCATCACTATCAGCGTAGGAAAGAAGTCTCTTTCTTCTTTTATTTCTCTACAAATCGAACAAAACATAGGTAAACACCACCGTTTCCAAATGTCTGTTGAATTGGAAACGGGTAGCAATAGATATGTACACAATATCAATAGCAGCAAGGACTGGCTCGGAGAAAGCATCGTCGTTAAGGTAGCAAACACTCCTATCTTCGTTGGTGTGGTGACAAATGTACAGTTACACAGAGAAGGAAGTGACTTTGGATGTATCATCGTTTCAGGTTATTCTGCTACTTACAGAATGGAAACGGCACACAGCTGCTTCTCATGGAATGACACAACCATTGGAAATGTGGTTAAGAAACTATGCGAACAAGCTAAGGTGCAGTTGGAGTTAAATCCTGCATTCAAGGAAAACAAAGACTATATTTGCCAATATGAAGAATCGGACTTCGACTTTATCCGTCGTCTTGCACATCAGTATCAAGAATGGATGTATTTCGATGGAACAAAACTCATCTTTGGTAAACCAAGGAAATTGGCTGACCCTATAATATTGGAATATGGAACGACGTTGTCTTCACTTGACATTGGGTTACAGACCCTCGCACGCTCTGAGCAGGTGTTCTCTTATCACTCTGGTGCTGACCGTGAGATGCAACGTATGACACCAGACTTGGTCTATGGTCATGACAAACTTTCGGGCGATGCTTTCCGTGCATCATTAGGTATGTTCTCAAAACCCGCACGACAGCATGCGCTGCCACGTATAAGCGATGAGTCAGAACTTATTAATTACATGGGGCGTAAGCAGGCAGCTGAAACGGCAGAAACACATTACATCACGGCTGAGAGTCAGGTGCCAACCCTGCGTGTCGGTTCTGTCGTAAGTCTCTACAGCTCGTTCTTAGAGCGTGTAGGAAACATATCAAAAGAGAGTTTGGGTAACTTTATCATCATTGAGATAACCCATGAGGTGAGCCAAGGCAGCTACTACAAGAACCGCTTTAAGGCTATCCCTGCAACGATAAAGGCATTACCAAGTCCAAAGGTGCGTATGCCATTAGCTGAAACACAGATGGCAACTGTGCTTAGTAATGCTGACCCTGAGGGAAAGGGCCGTGTTCGTGTACGTATGAACTGGCAGACGGATGGTATGCAGACAGGCTGGGTGCGTGTGATGACCCCTGATGGCGGTAGCAGTAGTGACGTAAAGAGTAACCGTGGATTTGTGTTTATCCCAGAGGTAGGCGACCAAGTCCTCCTCGGTTTCCGCCATGGAGACCCTGCAAGACCTTACGTTATGGGTAGTCTGTTTAATGGAACAACTGGTGGTGGCGGTGGTCAAGGCAACAACTGCAAGAGCCTTACCACACGAAGTGGTAGTTCCCTTAAGCTTGATGATTCTGCAGGTAGCGTCACATTGCACGACAAGGGTGGCGTAAGTATGAATTTTGATGGTGGTGGCAACTCTACGTTGAACGCAAAAGCTACTCACTCGGTAAGTGCAGGAAATAATGCTTCTGTGAATGTCGGCAAGGGAAAGTGTTTGCTAAATATGGACAGTGCAGGAAATATAACACTGGATGGAAATTCTACGATAACATTATCAGTTAAGTCAAGTAAGATTATAATAAATGAATCAAGCATTACGCTGGAATCTCCGAATATATATGTCAAGGGAACAACACAGACTGTTGTCGGACCAAATGAAAATTTGGGTGTAACCGTTTCAGCTGATGGTCTTGTAGACATTGTGGGTAGCCCTGTCAACATTAACCAAGGTAAAGACGGAGTTGTCAATATAAAATAA
- a CDS encoding IS1634 family transposase, translating into MHANVQTRFNPATGDIAPYYRIKESYRDVQGHVHSLILLNIGFELSLTAVQVRKIAYALTERFKTRSTPSLFKKHLDGLTPIEQAKADEWWSRMEKEGGIDRFNKEEQKSLRKYENYIDLETANYTDARNVGAEWLCKQTIDKLQLEGFLRKNGWTENAIHTALSALIVRTVYAVSECSSYYYLRDNSAAAELYSGAPGWTPGINSLYKITDKLYELKEQLERHLCSVTDDLLNIDNKLMLFDLTNFYFEGSKRNSDKAKFGRSKEKRSDCKLLVLALCINKEGFIRYSSILEGNTADPKSLPNMIDTLAKRNPSRTKDTLVVMDAGVATEENLELIKRKGYNYLCVSRTKMKDYTLSDDNKSVTVMDARRQKITLKEVKTEDDEDYYLEITSPSKAMTESSMNRVWRERFEMELQRINEGISKKGGTKTYEKVVERTGRAIQKYHSIVKFYRISYIKNEKKPKEMLRVDWEIKDLSEMESGHGVYFLRSNVRTLSERVTWEYYNLIREIECTNRQLKNDLNLRPIYHQKDERSDAHLFFGLLAYWVVNTIRCQLKREGESCYWTEIVRRMSIQKLVTTKGKNPLGETIEMRQCSSPSKQAKQIYDKLDLKHSPFKKNKICRTQSP; encoded by the coding sequence ATGCACGCAAATGTACAGACACGATTCAACCCTGCCACAGGCGACATAGCTCCTTATTATCGCATCAAGGAGTCATATCGTGATGTGCAGGGTCATGTACATTCGCTAATTCTGTTGAACATCGGGTTCGAACTTTCACTTACTGCTGTACAGGTTCGAAAAATTGCATACGCTCTTACCGAACGCTTCAAAACCAGAAGTACACCCTCGCTTTTTAAAAAACATCTTGACGGACTTACTCCTATTGAACAGGCAAAGGCTGACGAATGGTGGAGCCGTATGGAGAAAGAAGGTGGAATCGATCGGTTTAATAAGGAAGAGCAGAAGTCGCTGAGAAAATATGAGAACTATATTGACCTTGAGACGGCAAACTATACTGACGCAAGGAATGTTGGCGCAGAGTGGCTCTGCAAGCAGACAATAGACAAGCTGCAGTTAGAGGGTTTTCTGCGCAAAAATGGGTGGACGGAGAATGCGATACACACGGCTTTGTCAGCATTGATTGTCCGTACGGTATATGCTGTCTCTGAATGTTCATCTTATTATTATTTGCGCGATAACTCGGCTGCCGCTGAACTTTATAGTGGAGCTCCTGGCTGGACACCAGGGATCAATTCTCTGTATAAAATCACTGACAAGTTATATGAACTAAAGGAACAGTTAGAGCGTCATTTGTGCAGCGTTACTGACGATCTCTTGAATATAGACAACAAGTTGATGCTCTTCGACTTAACCAACTTCTATTTCGAGGGTAGTAAGCGTAATAGTGATAAAGCCAAGTTCGGTCGTTCAAAAGAAAAACGCTCTGACTGTAAGCTACTTGTACTTGCATTATGTATCAATAAAGAAGGTTTTATACGTTATTCTTCTATCTTGGAGGGTAATACAGCAGATCCCAAGTCTCTACCCAATATGATTGATACGTTAGCAAAGAGGAATCCATCACGAACAAAGGATACGCTCGTTGTCATGGATGCAGGTGTTGCCACGGAAGAGAACTTGGAGCTAATAAAGAGAAAGGGTTACAATTATCTCTGCGTATCCCGTACGAAAATGAAAGACTATACGCTCAGTGATGATAACAAGAGCGTTACGGTAATGGATGCCCGTCGGCAGAAGATAACGCTGAAAGAGGTTAAGACAGAGGATGATGAGGATTATTATCTCGAAATAACATCTCCTTCGAAAGCTATGACAGAGTCGTCCATGAACAGGGTTTGGAGAGAGCGTTTTGAGATGGAACTGCAGAGGATAAACGAAGGAATCTCCAAGAAAGGTGGAACAAAAACCTATGAAAAGGTTGTTGAACGTACAGGACGTGCCATACAGAAGTACCATTCTATAGTGAAGTTCTACCGGATTAGCTACATAAAAAACGAGAAGAAACCCAAGGAGATGCTGCGTGTAGACTGGGAGATAAAAGACCTCTCGGAAATGGAATCTGGTCACGGAGTCTATTTCCTCCGCAGCAATGTCAGGACACTTTCTGAGCGTGTGACATGGGAATACTACAATCTTATTCGTGAGATAGAATGTACGAACAGACAACTAAAGAATGATCTCAACCTCCGTCCTATCTATCATCAGAAAGATGAGCGAAGCGATGCACACCTTTTCTTCGGTTTATTAGCCTACTGGGTGGTAAACACCATCCGTTGTCAATTAAAACGAGAAGGAGAATCCTGTTACTGGACCGAGATAGTACGACGTATGAGCATCCAAAAGCTCGTCACCACAAAAGGGAAGAATCCATTAGGTGAAACCATCGAGATGCGCCAATGTAGTAGTCCTTCGAAGCAAGCAAAACAAATATACGATAAGTTGGACTTAAAACACTCACCATTCAAAAAGAATAAAATTTGTAGGACACAGAGCCCATAA
- a CDS encoding DUF5458 family protein yields the protein MDNNKIKAKEQQATSISKSTIAQQGTTSAANAIDKLKEYGGFTFLENIIDGFSNLNPTRRARRNIFLSDAQWENERKVLANRLEVWIDLLKSGQSAEQMRDKAKERALHVEDLLNKNLSKVLARTRELETSYRSVALFYRNTESQKVKNITIVNAEMDQLKDLDNPVFIDYISNELKHNFDRLDLRRNYSLLVIPGYLGSNAVLDKWGKIAHSNKVMLLTDFQDLETPDDVVDVFFNADHSGGDIYKSNIIMTCNWLLGRQKVVQVGEEDNLYVPGSSALAGKIYSTLMSQVVAGKKFGGLNDVESVRFDLKKSEISEIERMGLVPMVNEYSKVMAFSAKTLFNGDNLGLQTYSVVRVFDYISKVLFDFLNRRAFENWTTRTEADLRSQIVKFLDSIQGPTRLIEKFRVMRIEQDPNQKDRVLLDIHITPYFPAKSFVIQLEGRKGEEPEEANWESQYSQDK from the coding sequence ATGGACAATAATAAAATAAAGGCTAAGGAACAGCAGGCTACTTCTATTAGTAAAAGTACTATAGCACAGCAGGGAACCACTTCTGCAGCTAACGCAATAGACAAGCTGAAAGAATATGGTGGTTTTACTTTCTTAGAGAATATCATTGACGGCTTTTCTAATCTGAATCCTACACGCAGGGCACGCCGAAACATTTTCCTCTCTGATGCACAATGGGAGAATGAGCGTAAGGTTCTTGCCAATCGTCTTGAGGTTTGGATTGATCTTTTAAAATCTGGTCAGTCTGCTGAACAGATGAGAGATAAGGCTAAGGAAAGAGCATTGCATGTTGAGGACTTACTGAATAAAAATCTTAGTAAGGTTTTGGCTCGTACACGCGAACTTGAGACTTCTTACCGTTCAGTTGCTTTATTCTATCGCAATACAGAGAGTCAGAAGGTAAAGAACATAACGATTGTCAATGCTGAAATGGATCAATTGAAAGACTTAGACAATCCTGTTTTCATTGACTATATCAGTAATGAGCTTAAGCATAACTTCGATCGTCTTGACCTCCGCCGCAACTATTCTTTGCTTGTCATCCCTGGATATTTAGGCTCTAATGCTGTACTTGATAAGTGGGGTAAGATTGCACACAGCAATAAGGTAATGCTCCTAACCGACTTCCAGGATTTAGAAACACCAGACGATGTTGTTGATGTCTTCTTTAATGCTGACCATTCTGGTGGTGATATATACAAATCAAACATTATTATGACATGTAACTGGCTTTTAGGACGCCAGAAAGTAGTACAGGTAGGAGAAGAAGACAATCTTTACGTTCCAGGCTCATCTGCACTTGCTGGTAAAATCTACAGCACATTGATGTCACAGGTTGTTGCTGGTAAGAAATTCGGTGGTCTTAATGATGTTGAGAGTGTACGTTTTGATTTGAAGAAAAGCGAGATTTCTGAAATAGAGCGCATGGGTCTTGTACCAATGGTCAACGAGTATAGTAAAGTGATGGCATTCTCTGCCAAGACACTCTTCAATGGTGATAACCTTGGATTGCAGACTTACTCTGTCGTTCGCGTATTCGATTATATCTCTAAAGTCCTTTTCGACTTCCTGAACCGTCGTGCATTCGAGAACTGGACTACTCGTACAGAGGCTGACTTGAGAAGCCAGATTGTGAAGTTCCTTGATAGCATACAAGGCCCAACTCGTCTGATAGAGAAATTCCGAGTGATGAGAATTGAGCAAGATCCAAACCAAAAGGATCGTGTATTACTTGATATTCACATTACTCCATACTTCCCTGCAAAGAGTTTTGTTATTCAGCTTGAGGGTCGTAAGGGAGAAGAACCAGAAGAGGCTAACTGGGAAAGCCAGTACTCACAAGATAAATAA
- a CDS encoding enterotoxin codes for MNKKKIRTKLSSFSGGIWRAIGFFLLAPLIYTIYSYFANTGNTDNLQYLETYINDSEIVQIELPLNREKIERKYVANYRVQHNNLVYYFTVSFYDAKIKKYIAICMFEGIDFFNQEKRDGDLGAARIKSYFNPGNIFLVHVNKTQLHDSKYGTKGNPVPVFWYKFISGSVEKQIKKDNMPYNRSTKSIPYFDVQDNLTTEEYKLFVAEYLIRILNKEELKRLYENKVHIDS; via the coding sequence ATGAATAAGAAAAAGATTCGGACTAAACTATCGTCTTTCTCAGGTGGTATATGGAGAGCTATTGGATTTTTCTTATTAGCTCCGTTAATCTATACCATATATAGTTATTTTGCCAATACAGGCAATACAGATAATTTGCAATATTTAGAAACATATATCAATGACTCAGAGATTGTTCAGATTGAGCTACCACTTAATAGAGAGAAAATAGAAAGAAAGTATGTTGCTAATTATCGGGTCCAACATAACAATTTGGTATATTATTTCACAGTATCTTTTTATGATGCTAAAATCAAAAAGTATATTGCGATATGTATGTTTGAAGGAATTGACTTTTTTAATCAAGAGAAACGTGATGGAGACTTAGGTGCTGCCAGAATTAAATCGTATTTTAATCCAGGAAATATCTTCTTGGTACATGTAAATAAAACTCAACTACATGATTCAAAATATGGTACAAAAGGAAATCCTGTTCCCGTATTTTGGTACAAATTCATTTCTGGAAGTGTTGAAAAGCAAATAAAGAAAGATAATATGCCCTACAATCGCTCTACAAAGTCAATCCCCTACTTTGATGTTCAAGATAATCTTACAACTGAAGAATATAAACTTTTTGTGGCGGAGTACCTTATTAGAATTCTTAATAAGGAGGAACTGAAAAGACTATATGAAAATAAAGTACACATAGATAGCTAA
- a CDS encoding ISL3 family transposase produces MNSSFLYHAWGLYTHECTCEEYKGNRIILHVQAKERIRCCPSCDARSIVKNGYRLRDFVGLPIGGKRVTIRMKVQRYKCKECDFDQQEKIPFATGSCGYTHRFAKYVVDLLRGMTLQDVSNHLGVSWDTVKEIHSSYLKRHYSPPSLEGVENIGIDEFAVRKGHVYKTIVVDLDSGRIIYVGDGKGSEALKKFWRKVKRKNIKIKHVATDLSAAFIASVMENCPDAVHVFDHFHVVKLMNEKLDDIRRKVYSMEKDINKRKVLKGTRYLLLGNGVDIFDKQHKTRLENALAMNEPLSKAYYLKEQLHQIWSQSMKAMAEKVLDDWIRQAEQSKITQLQKMAVTVKTYKKGILAWYDCHLSTGKVEGINNKIKVMKRNAYGFRDEKYFTLRLYALHDCRITRNVG; encoded by the coding sequence ATGAACAGCAGTTTCCTATATCATGCTTGGGGTCTTTATACCCACGAATGCACTTGTGAAGAGTACAAAGGTAATAGAATTATTTTGCATGTGCAAGCAAAAGAACGAATAAGATGTTGCCCTTCTTGTGATGCCCGCTCCATAGTAAAGAATGGGTATCGTTTACGAGACTTTGTTGGACTTCCCATAGGTGGCAAGCGAGTAACTATACGCATGAAGGTACAACGCTATAAATGTAAGGAATGTGACTTCGATCAGCAGGAGAAAATTCCTTTTGCCACTGGCAGTTGCGGCTATACTCACCGTTTTGCTAAGTATGTAGTAGATTTACTTCGTGGCATGACGCTTCAGGACGTATCGAATCATTTGGGCGTATCATGGGATACTGTAAAGGAAATACACTCCTCTTACCTTAAGCGTCATTATAGTCCTCCATCTTTAGAGGGTGTAGAGAATATTGGTATAGATGAGTTTGCTGTTAGGAAAGGACATGTCTATAAGACAATCGTCGTTGATTTGGACAGTGGCAGGATAATCTATGTTGGCGATGGCAAGGGTAGTGAAGCTCTGAAGAAATTCTGGCGGAAAGTCAAACGTAAGAATATAAAGATAAAGCATGTGGCAACAGACTTGTCTGCGGCTTTCATAGCCTCTGTTATGGAGAATTGTCCCGATGCAGTACATGTATTTGATCATTTCCATGTAGTGAAGTTAATGAACGAGAAACTTGATGATATCAGACGTAAAGTTTATAGTATGGAGAAAGATATAAATAAGCGTAAAGTACTCAAAGGAACAAGGTATCTGCTACTCGGCAATGGTGTAGACATCTTTGATAAACAGCACAAGACAAGGCTTGAGAATGCCTTAGCTATGAATGAGCCATTGTCAAAAGCATACTATTTGAAGGAACAACTCCATCAGATATGGTCGCAATCCATGAAGGCTATGGCAGAAAAAGTGCTTGATGACTGGATAAGACAGGCTGAACAAAGTAAGATAACACAATTACAGAAAATGGCTGTTACCGTGAAAACCTATAAGAAAGGGATCCTTGCCTGGTACGATTGCCATCTATCAACGGGAAAAGTTGAAGGTATTAATAACAAGATAAAGGTTATGAAACGAAATGCGTATGGATTTAGGGACGAGAAATACTTTACTCTACGACTTTATGCACTGCATGACTGCCGTATCACTCGAAATGTCGGATGA
- a CDS encoding glycoside hydrolase domain-containing protein, with amino-acid sequence MTAWRGERIGLEFSLPEMVKGNLKLSMSCSNRLLSTATAHFLSAVITDDFQNCGDHPDSLQTWLMPDIIGDDSIKADDSMYGKSAWCTIEIPQNIKAGSYKLNLLLQQDGKTVSNIPFTIKVLNRKLTLSDNFHLNFWQQPYAVSRYYGVAPWSQAHLDILRPYMQLLARAGQRNASAILFYEPWGVQSNDKFDAMIETARKADGTWSYDYTAFDRWISFLDSCGINGDINCFSMVPWDMTFTYYDEASKSYKDLKTTTDSKEYSDLWIPFLRSFAAHQKERGWFDRTVIAMDERALDAMQDAYRIAQEAAPGIKMSLAGNYHKELVDKIYDYCIAWKQQFTPEDLALRNSKGWISTSYTACPDAMPNVGSNNEPIEATYLPLYCLANGFNGFLRWAWMNWTDNPMYDSRFKLFTPGDTYIVYPGNHSSRRFEHIIRGVQNVAKIETLRKEYKQKRNQKALLLLEDALSQFKNPTPNEAKLKASIDNIESLLNK; translated from the coding sequence ATAACAGCCTGGAGAGGCGAACGTATCGGACTTGAGTTCTCGTTACCAGAGATGGTAAAGGGCAACTTAAAACTATCAATGAGCTGTAGCAATCGACTCCTGTCGACTGCTACAGCTCATTTTCTTTCTGCCGTTATCACTGATGACTTCCAAAACTGTGGTGATCACCCAGACTCCTTACAGACTTGGCTCATGCCCGATATCATTGGTGACGACAGCATAAAGGCTGACGACTCGATGTATGGCAAGTCTGCATGGTGCACGATTGAGATTCCTCAGAACATTAAGGCGGGTTCCTACAAATTAAACTTATTGCTACAACAAGATGGTAAGACTGTCAGCAACATCCCATTCACCATAAAAGTGCTCAACCGCAAGCTCACACTCTCTGATAACTTCCACCTCAACTTCTGGCAACAACCCTACGCTGTTAGTAGATATTATGGCGTAGCTCCTTGGAGTCAAGCACATCTTGACATCCTCCGTCCTTATATGCAGTTGCTGGCACGTGCTGGACAACGCAACGCCTCAGCTATCCTCTTTTACGAACCTTGGGGCGTACAGAGCAATGACAAGTTCGATGCGATGATTGAGACGGCACGAAAAGCAGACGGAACATGGTCGTATGACTATACAGCCTTCGACCGTTGGATTTCCTTCCTCGACTCTTGTGGGATCAATGGAGATATCAATTGTTTCTCAATGGTGCCTTGGGACATGACTTTCACCTATTATGATGAAGCATCAAAAAGTTATAAAGATCTAAAAACGACGACAGACAGCAAAGAATACAGCGACCTATGGATTCCATTCCTACGTTCCTTTGCTGCCCATCAGAAGGAGAGAGGTTGGTTTGACAGAACCGTCATAGCAATGGACGAACGCGCCCTCGATGCTATGCAAGATGCCTACCGCATTGCACAGGAGGCAGCACCAGGTATCAAGATGTCATTAGCAGGAAATTACCACAAAGAACTTGTCGATAAGATCTATGATTATTGTATTGCTTGGAAACAGCAGTTTACACCAGAAGACCTTGCTTTGAGGAATTCGAAAGGTTGGATTAGCACCTCCTACACAGCTTGTCCCGATGCAATGCCAAATGTAGGTAGCAACAACGAACCAATTGAAGCAACCTACCTCCCACTCTATTGCCTTGCTAATGGGTTCAATGGTTTCCTTCGCTGGGCATGGATGAATTGGACTGATAATCCTATGTATGACAGCCGCTTCAAGTTGTTCACACCGGGCGACACCTACATCGTATATCCAGGAAACCACTCAAGCCGCCGTTTTGAGCACATAATAAGAGGTGTACAAAACGTTGCAAAGATTGAGACATTACGCAAGGAGTACAAGCAAAAAAGGAATCAGAAAGCTTTGCTGCTGTTAGAAGACGCCCTTTCTCAATTCAAAAATCCGACACCAAACGAAGCTAAATTGAAAGCAAGCATAGATAATATTGAGTCACTACTCAATAAATAA